GATAAGCCGGGCACGTATCGCTATGAAGTGTATCTTCCTGGCGGGGCAGAAGAGTTCGGAATTGCCATGTTTGATTCGGAAAGCCTCCGCTTCATGGGATATCTTGACTGGAAAAGAAATGCAGGCAAAGGACAGCTGCTGCAGGAAATTCCGGCAGATAAGCTTCCCGGGCCTGGGCTGTACCTTGCAAAGGTGTTTGCCAAAAAAGCCGGCAAGGAAGATTGGATTGAAACCTACCTATTTGTGAGGCCGGATGGGCAGCTCGGGGACCCGGAACCTTCGGTAAACAAGCGGACCACTCAAAGTAAGTGATAATGTTAATTTAAAGCGTTTTCAGGAGCGATGCAGAAACTCGCTCCTTTTTCAATAGATATCCAAAAATTAAATGTGATAAATATGTGAACATACCATATTTTTACCTTTTTGTTTGTGAACTTTTTCACTCCAAACGCATTGACATTGACAAAGCCCTATTGTATGCTTACAAAGGGTAAAAGATGATAGGGTTTTCAAAATATTTGTGCAGACATATTTCCCACTTCTGCATGATGTTAATATGATTAATTATGGCCTCAAAACCCACTTACCATTCTCTTAAGGGAGGATGCGTTTTTATGCGTCAAAAAGACCGCAACCCATTTAAGGCGATGGCCTTAATGTCCGCCATTCTTTCTCAGTTAGTAGGTTCCACGCTCATTGGCATTTTCGCCGGAAGGTGGCTTGACAGCAAGGCAGGAACAGAGCCGTTATTCCTATTGGTCGGTTTGTTCATTGGACTGGGCGCCGGGATTTACGCCATGCTTCGCTTAATCCAACATTTCTTCACAGGAGAATGAACATCATGCCGGAAATCAAAGTAACTTTTCAAAGACAGCGAAAATACATATTCCTTTTGTTGTCTGTATACGTTCTCGGCTGGGGGTTTACACCTTATCAATCTATTTTTCTGGGCTTGATATTTGGTACAAGCTTAAGCCTGTTCAATTTGTGGCTGATTTCACGAAAGGCGCTGCAGTTTGGAGAGGCAGTCGAGAGAGGCGAGAAGGTGCGTTCACTTGGAACGGTATCCAGAATGGCTACAGCAGTATTTGCTGTGATGATCGCTCTGGAATATCCGGATAAGCTGCATCTGATCAGTGTGGTATTTGGATTAATGACATCCTATATTGTCATTATGATAGATTATTTTCTTCAATCTTTTCAATTACGTAAATAGCGGGAAGAGAGGTGAACACTATTGCATCATGAAGCTCCTATAGTGGACTTTTTAGGATTGAATTTTAACTTATCAAACGTACTGATGATTACAGTGGCAAGTGCTATTGTTTTCATTATTGCTTTGCTTTCAACCCGTCGATTGGCCATGAAACCAACGGGGATGCAAAATTTCTTCGAATGGATTATGGATTTTGTTAAGAATATCATTAACAGCACGATGGACTGGAAGACAGGCGGAAGATTCCACATCCTTGGATTAACCCTGATCATGTATATCTTTGTTTCAAACATGCTCGGACTTCCGTTCGCAATCACTTATGATCACACTTTATGGTGGAAATCGCCGACAGCCGATCCTGTTATCACATTAACATTAGCGGCAATGGTTGTTGGGCTTTCGCATTACTATGGCGTAAAGCTTAAAGGAGTAGGAGAATACGGCCGGGATTTTATCAGGCCAATGCCTTTCTTGTTCCCATTGAAAATCATTGAAGAGTTTGCAAACACTCTGACGTTGGGACTTCGTCTTTACGGTAATATCTATGCAGGTGAAATCCTGCTGACATTGCTTGTCGGAGGACTGGCTCACGCCGGTGTAGGCGGAATGCTTGCAGCAATCCTGCCGACACTTGTATGGCAAGGATTCTCAATCTTTGTCGGATCTATCCAGGCATTCATTTTCTGTATGTTAACAATGGTTTATATGGCACACAAAGTGAGCCATGACCATTAATATATACCTGTTCATTTCATGGACAAAACATTTTAAACAAATAAATTTTCATACAATTTAAGGAGGAACTCAATAATGGGTCTTTTAGCAGCAGCAATTGCAATCGGTTTAGCAGCACTAGGTGCCGGTATCGGTAACGGTCTTATCGTATCAAAAACAGTTGAAGGTATGGCTCGCCAGCCAGAAGCTCGCGGTATGCTTCAAACTACAATGTTCATCGGGGTTGCGTTAGTAGAGGCTGTTCCGATCATCGGCGTAGTTATCGCGTTCATGGTTATCGGCGGTTAATTAATACTGTACCAATCGTTCTAAATGGCGAAGATCATTCTATGAACCTTCGCCATTCCTTTATGTTTTTTTACCTTAAAACTAATTCGGAATCATGCATATGACTCCGTTTCATAAGTGGAACAACTCTTGAAGGGAGTGAATCGAGGGTGTTAACAAACAGTCTAGTATTAGGCGCTGCAGGCGGCGGTTTTAACGGCGGGGACATTTTGTACCAGCTGATCATGTTCATCATCTTGTTGGCATTGCTGAAAAAATTCGCGTGGGGTCCTTTAATGGGCATTATGCAGCAGCGTGAAGAGCACATTGCCAGTGAAATCCAAGCGGCAGAAGAAAGCCGTACAGAAGCAAAAAAACTTTTAGAAGAGCAAAGAAATCTTTTAAAAGAAGCACGTACAGAAGCACAGGGCCTTATCGAAAATGCGAAGAAACAAGGCGACGTGCAGCGTGAGGAAATCATTGCGGCTGCCCGCACTGAGTCTGAACGCATTAAGGAATCTGCTAAGCTTGAAATCGAGCAGCAGAAAGAACAGGCGGTTGCCGCTATCCGCGAGCAGGTCGCTTCATTGTCTGTCCTAATTGCTTCCAAGGTTATTGAGAAGGAATTAAGCGCAGCTGATCAAGAAAAGCTGATCAATGAATACATTCAAGAGGCAGGAGAAAAGCGATGACGGGCTCCACAGTAGCAAAGCGCTACGCGTTGGCTCTTTTCCAGCTTGCGAATGAACACCAGCTTCTTGACCAAATGGAAGAAGAGCTTCGTGCAGTGAAAGAAGTAGTAACTAATAACTCAGATTTAAAGTCTGTATTGAAATCTCCAAAGCTTTCAATTGAGAAGAAAAAGAGATTTTAAAAGACGCATTTGCATCTGTGAACACGTTTGTATTAAATACGTTAATGATACTAATTGAACGCCACCGAGAAGATCATATCTCTGATGTGGCAGATCATTTTATAAGCCTTGCGAATGACAAAAAAGGGATTGCGGATGCGAAAGTTTACACTGTTCGTCCGCTGACTGAAGCAGAGAAGGAAGCATTATCTGTGTCATTTGCAGCTAAGGTTGGAAAAAATCACTTCGTATTGACAATATAGTTGATACTAACTTGCTCGGCGGCATCAAGCTTCGAATCGGAAACCGGATTTTCGACGGCAGCTTGCGCGGGAAGCTTGAGCGTCTTGAACGTCAATTATTAGGCTAAGATTCGTAGATAGGGGTGAAACTCATGAGCATCAATGCTGAAGAAATCAGTGCGCTGATAAAAAAGCAAATCGAAAACTATCAGTCGGAAATTCAAGTGAGTGATGTAGGTACGGTTATCTCTGTTGGTGACGGTATCGCTCGTGCTCATGGCCTCGACAATGTCATGGCTGGAGAACTTGTTGAATTTTCAAACGGCGTTATGGGTATGGCACAAAACCTTGAAGAAAATAACGTCGGTATTATCATTTTAGGACCATTTACAGAAATCCGTGAAGGCGATGAAGTACGCCGTACGGGCCGCATCATGGAGGTACCGGTTGGTGAAGAACTAATCGGCCGCGTAGTAAACCCTCTTGGACAGCCAGTAGATGGCATGGGACCAATCAACACAACAAAATCACGTCCAATTGAAAGCCCGGCACCAGGTGTTATGGATCGTAAATCTGTACACGAGCCGCTTCAGACAGGCATCAAGGCGATTGACGCTCTTGTGCCAATCGGCCGCGGACAGCGTGAGTTAATCATCGGTGACCGTCAAACAGGTAAAACATCCGTTGCAATTGATACAATCCTGAACCAAAAAGATCAGGATATGGTATGTATCTATGTAGCAATCGGACAAAAAGAATCTACTGTTCGTAATGCAGTAGAAACACTTCGTAAGCAGGGTGCCTTAGATTACACAATTGTTGTAACAGCATCTGCATCACAGCCTGCTCCATTGCTATACTTAGCTCCTTACGCTGGTGTAACAATGGGTGAAGAGTTCATGTACAACGGGAAGCACGTTCTTGTTGTGTATGATGACTTAACAAAGCAAGCTTCTGCTTACCGTGAGCTTTCATTGCTATTGCGCCGTCCTCCAGGCCGTGAAGCATATCCAGGGGACGTATTCTACTTGCACAGCCGCTTGCTTGAGCGCGCTGCGAAGCTAAGCGATGCGAAAGGTGCAGGTTCAATCACTGCGCTTCCATTTATCGAAACACAAGCAGGGGACGTATCTGCTTATATTCCAACAAACGTTATCTCAATCACTGACGGACAAATTTTCCTTCAGTCAGACCTATTCTTCTCCGGTGTACGTCCGGCGATCAACGCAGGTCTTTCTGTATCACGGGTAGGTGGATCTGCACAGATCAAAGCAATGAAAAAGGTTGCAGGTACACTGCGTCTTGACCTTGCTTCATACCGTGAACTTGAATCTTTTGCCCAGTTCGGTTCTGACCTTGATAAAGCAACACAGGCTAAACTTAACCGTGGTGCCCGTACAGTAGAGGTTCTAAAGCAGGATCTTAACAAGCCGTTAAAAGTTGAGAAGCAGGTTGCAATCCTTTACGCTCTAACTCGCGGCTTCTTAGATGACATTCCTGTACAGGATATTCGTCGTTTCGAATCTGAATTCCTTTCATGGTTAGACCATAACCGCAAAGATTTGTTAGACCATATCGTGGCTACTAAAGAACTTCCTTCTGATGACGATATGGCATCTGCGATTAACGACTTTAAGAAAACTTTCGCAGTATCCGAATAATCGAGATTGCCCGGATGGGGAAGTGCTCCCCATCTAAGGCACCTCAATTCGGTTCTGACAAACTTGTATAAGGGTGGTGAGAACCTGTGGCATCATTACGCGATATAAAAAATCGTATTACTTCTACGAAGAAAACGAGTCAAATTACAAAAGCAATGCAGATGGTATCAGCTGCGAAAATGAATAAGGCAGAAATGAATGCAAAGTCATTCGTGCCTTACATGGAGAAAATCCAGGAAGTTACGGCATCCATCGCTTTGGGAAGCAAAGATGTATCACATCCAATGCTGACCAGCCGCCCTGTCAAGAAAACTGGTTACCTGGTAATCACGTCTGACCGCGGACTTGCGGGAGCTTATAACAGTAACGTATTGCGAAATGTCTACCAGACGATTCAAAAGCGCCATAAATCACCTGATGAGTATGCAATCATTGCGATCGGACGTGTTGGCCGCGACTTTTTCAAAAAGCGCAATATGAACGTCATTCTGGATATCGTTGCCGTTGCAGACCAGCCAGCATTTGCTGAAATCAAAGATATTGCCAGCAAAACAGTTGGCATGTTTGCTGATGAGACATTTGATGAATTATATATGTACTACAGCCATTATGTCAGCGCGATTCAACAGGATGTAACAGAGAAGAAGCTTCTTCCGCTTACGGATATCTCCAGCTCGAAAAAGCTTACATCATATGAGTTTGAACCTTCCGCTGAAGAAATTTTAAAAGTATTGCTGCCTCAATACGCTGAAAGCTTAATCTACGGTGCGCTATTAGACAGTAAGGCAAGTGAGCATGCTGCAAGGATGACAGCGATGCAGAATGCAACGGATAATGCTAAAGATCTTATTAACTCATTAAGCTTAAGCTACAACCGTGCACGTCAGGCAGCCATCACGCAGGAAATTACCGAAATCGTCGGCGGAGCAGCCGCGTTAGAATAATAAAGAAAAGCAGAAGCGCCTCGATCAGCCCCTAAAAGCATAAGACGAGCCCTGCAGGAAGGTGTTCTATCCTTCCGGAAGGAAATGGCTTATGACTCGAGGGGCTAGGCGCCGGAGCTAGACAAACGAAAAGCGGAGTTAGCAGGTGAGTGTTGCCTGCTCTCCATTATGTAAAACGAACGGAGGGAAAAAGATGAACAAAGGACGCGTTCTTCAAGTTATGGGTCCGGTTGTTGACGTAAAGTTCGAAAGCGGCCAGCTTCCTGAGATCTATAATGCATTGACTGTTACAAATCCTGCGCGTAACGAATCTGAAGTTGACATCAACTTAACCCTTGAAGTTGCCCTTCATTTAGGTGATGATACAGTCCGTACCATTGCAATGTCTTCTACTGACGGCTTACAGCGCGGAAGTGAAGTTGTTGACACGGGTGCTTCAATCTCTGTACCAGTAGGTGATGTAACACTTGGACGTGTATTCAACGTACTTGGTGAATCAATCGACTTAGATCCTGCAATCCCTGCAGATGCCCGTCGTGATTCTATCCACAGAGAGGCTCCTAAGTTTGAGCAGCTTTCTACTGAAGTAGAAATTCTTGAAACTGGAATTAAGGTAGTAGACCTTCTTGCTCCATACATTAAAGGTGGTAAGATCGGTCTGTTCGGTGGTGCCGGTGTAGGTAAAACCGTATTAATCCAGGAATTGATCAATAACATCGCTCAGGAGCACGGCGGTATTTCCGTATTTGCCGGTGTAGGTGAGCGTACTCGTGAAGGTAATGACCTTTATCATGAAATGACAGATTCAGGCGTTATCAAGAAAACAGCGATGGTATTCGGTCAGATGAACGAGCCGCCAGGAGCGCGTATGCGTGTTGCCCTGACAGGTTTGACAATGGCAGAATTCTTCCGTGATGACCAGGGACAGGACGTTCTTTTCTTCATGGATAACATCTTCCGTTTCACACAGGCAGGTTCAGAGGTATCAGCCCTATTAGGCCGTATGCCATCTGCCGTTGGTTACCAGCCGACACTTGCAACTGAAATGGGTAAATTACAGGAACGTATCACATCTACTAACGTAGGTTCTGTTACTTCCATCCAGGCGATTTACGTACCAGCCGATGACTATACGGATCCGGCTCCGGCTACAACTTTCGCCCACTTAGATGCAACAACTAACCTTGAGCGTAAGCTTTCTGAGATGGGTATCTACCCAGCGGTGGATCCGCTCGCTTCCACTTCCCGTGCATTGTCACCGGAAATCGTTGGCGAAGAGCACTACTCAGTTGCACGCCAGGTGCAGCAGACATTACAGCGTTACAGAGAACTTCAGGATATCATCGCGATTCTTGGTATGGACGAGCTTTCTGATGAAGATAAGCTAGTCGTAGCACGTGCACGCCGTATCCAGTTCTTCTTATCACAAAACTTCCACGTCGCTGAGCAGTTTACTGGCCAGCCAGGTTCATACGTACCGGTTAAAGAAACTGTTAAAGGTTTCAAAGATATTCTTGAAGGAAAGTATGACCACCTGCCAGAAGATGCATTCCGACTTGTCGGCCGAATCGAAGAAGTTATCGAGAGTGCTAAGAAAATGGGCGTAGAGGTCTAATTCTGGACCAGGAGGGTAAAAAATGAAGACGATTAAAGTCAGTGTTGTTACTCCCGATGGCCCGGTGTATGAATCAGATGTGGAAATGGTAAGCACAAAAGCTCAAAGCGGTGAGCTTGGAATTTTACCTGGACACATTCCAATGGTTGCACCGTTACAAATTGGAGCCGTTCGTTTAAAAAACGGCGGAAAAACTGATTTCGTCGCAGTCAGCGGCGGATTCCTGGAAGTTCGTCCGGAGCAGGTAACGATATTAGCGCAATCTGCTGAGCAGGCAGAAGAAATTGATGTAGAGCGTGCCGTTCGTGCGAAACAGCGTGCTGAACAGCGCCTGAATGAGCAGAAGCGTGAAAACATTGATTTTCGCCGTGCAGAGCTTGCACTTCAGCGTGCAATTAATCGGATCGAAGTTTCGGAAAGAAAGTTCTAATAAAAACATCAGCACCCCTGGCTTTGCTGGGGGTGTTTTTTATAGTAATATTTACCACCGGAATTTTAAGAAAATTGCCCCAAAAAATAGATAAATCACTCGAATTCTTTCATATAGGCCTTTACAATAGAAGAGAGTAGACCTTTAAAGGGTTACTCTCTTTTTTAAAGCAATCATGCAAGTCTATTTGAATTAAAGGAGGAGCCGCAATGCTGGAGTTTGATACAAATATAGACCAATATGCTACGATCAAAGTCATCGGTGTCGGAGGCGGGGGAAACAACGCTGTAAACAGGATGATTGAACATGGAGTTGAGGGAGTAGAGTTTATTGCTGTTAATACAGATGGACAAGCTCTAAATCAATCAAAGGCAGAAGTAACCATGCAAATCGGCGCTACCTTAACGAGGGGCCTGGGAGCAGGGGCAAATCCTGATGTAGGCAGGAAGGCGGCTGAAGAAAGTGAAAGCCAGCTTCGTGAAGTATTGAAGGGTGCTGACATGGTATTCGTTACTGCCGGAATGGGCGGCGGAACTGGAACTGGTGCTGCTCCTGCCATTGCACGCATTGCCCGTGAAGTAGGCGCTCTGACAATTGGTGTGGTAACCCGCCCCTTCAAGTTCGAGGGCCGCAAGCGTGCAGCCAATGCAGATGCAGGCATTGAGGCAATGAAAAAAGCAGTCGATACGCTAATTATTATTCCAAATGATCGCTTATTAGAGATTATTGATAAGAAAACACCTATGCTTGAAGCGTTTATGGAAGCGGATAATGTCCTCCGCCAGGGAGTCCAGGGTATTTCTGATTTGATTGCCGTTCCTGGTTTAATCAATCTCGATTTTGCCGATGTTAAAACAGTTATGTCCCATAAAGGAACAGCCTTGATGGGGATTGGAATTGCCACAGGGGAAGACCGTGCGGCTGAAGCAGCCCGTAAAGCAATATCAAGTCCTTTATTAGAAACGTCCATTAATGGAGCCCGCGGCGTCATCATGAATATTACAGGCGGTGCTAATATCAGCTTATATGAAGTGCAAGAGGCTGCAGATATCGTCGCCTCCGCTTCAGACGAGGAAGTGAATATGATTTTTGGCTCGGTCATCAATGATTCCCTAAAGGAAGAAATACTTGTTACGGTTATTGCGACTGGCTTTAACGAGCAAGAGGAATTACGTGCCAAACCTAGTTCAAAACCATCAGCAGAAAGAGACTATGCTCATACATATCAGTATGCAGAAGAACCAAGCAATCGCCGGCCGGTTAGAGAACAAAGGGAACCGATTCAGGAAGATTACCGGGTGCAGGCTGACCCGCAAGAAGAGTCACTTGATACCCCGGCGTTCCTTAGAAACCGAAGAAGACGCTATTAATAAAAAACAGGCTGCCTTTTAGAGGGCAGCCTGTTTTTAGGTGAACTTAATCGAATGGAATTGATGGTTGATATGTTGGTGGGTGAGTGGCTAATAGCCGCAATCCGGGTTTTATACATAAGAAAGGACAGGCATAGGCCTGTCCTTGTATTATTTTAATACTTTGTCTGGTCATATAGGGTTAACTGATCCAGGTTTTTATGCACGGTCATAAGCTTTTTGAGAAGGCTCATGAACTTTTGTTTATCTTCAAAAGGAGTGACGTCTAGTTCTTTTTTAGCTCATTGCTTTTTTTAACGAGCTCATCGAATTTTTGAATAACTGGGCAGTTGTTTTTAGTCATATGAATTTCTCCTAATTTAAGCTCTTGAGATAACTTTATCACAAAATATAATTTCATGGGAAACAGCCGTGTGACATTTATATTAAAAACAAATGGCCTTTTTAACTAATTTAACTATTTTGTTAAATGTGTCAGATTCTGTTGAAACCCGGGGAATAGAGTCATATATTATCAACATGGCTTAGAATGACAAGGCTTAAGAAAACCAGGGGTGAGATCCTTGTCGACTGTATTATTTGGAACGATAGAATACTATGAAAGAGAATTAATCAGCTACTTTACAAATAATCATATAAGCAATAAGGGTGATGCAACCATGAAAATATTCATCATGCTTGAAGCGGAGATTTTCAATGTATTTTTATTTGACGAAGCGATTCGGATAAAATGTATGCAAAATCTATTAAAAGCCTTTTGCCGGGTGTCTGAAACATACCTGGTTAAAAAGTAGCCATTATTATGAATAGCACAATTAAGAGGTCCCTGTGTGAGAGACCTCTTCGTTAATTGCAATTAATTCAGAATCGTAACTTTTACCTCTTTTCTTCCCCATTGCATGGCATCTGGTGTGGCAGGAATAAACACATCAATTTCATTTCCCTTAATTCCTCCGCCAATATCCTCGGCAGTAGCATACCCGTATCCTTCTACAAATACTTTAGAACCCAAAGGAATTACGTCCGGATCCACCGCAATAACTTTTGCATCCGGGTTATCAATAAGATTTACTCCTGTTTTAGTAATGCCGATGCATCCTTCACAGCTGGCTGTATAGGCAGTTGCCGTGACAGTCAGGTTTTTGCCTGCTTCAGCTACAGGCTGTCCTGTGTTAGCGGCTTTTACAACTGTTTTAGATTTTATTTCCTTCGCAGAGCCATTTTTATAGATGATAAGCTCTAAACCGGGTTTAATAACGTCTGAGTTTAGCTGATTCCATTTTTTGAGGTTATGTACTGTAATACCGTATGTTTTGGCAATATTCCATAGTGTATCACCGGATTTTACTATGTATATTTCTTCAGGTGAAACATCGAGTTTATCATTTGGATGAATCAAATCCCCGGCTAGACCATTCCAGTTTTTAATATCCTGAACGGTCACTTCATGTTTTTGTGCTATGGACCAAAGGGTATCCCCTTTGTTTACAGTTACTTCTTCTGCATATGCGCTCGCACCTGCTGTACTCCAGATGGTTAAAGCTGTGAGCAGATAATAAAAATATTTTTTCATATTAAAGCCTCCTAATAGCTTGGTTGACAATTTCTATGCTAGCACAGAAAATTCAGAGAAAAAGAACAGGGGAGTTATAATTTAATTACGCACATTTCAAGAAATTAACGAAGAAACGGCAAAACATAATAATGTTCATAATAGATGAACAAAAAGCATCAGAAATGGTCATATTTGATACATTTAATCCTTAAGATGGTTTAAATAGAAACTTTTGTATGTGATTTATTTTCCGATATGTCGGTGCTGTATATTGATAGAACAGAAACTGACCGATAAATTGGAAAAGTGGCCGATAAACTTAAGGAGCAATGAATGCAAAAAACTCAGGCTTAAAATAAAAAACTCTTTTAAGGTGTTAAATATCTCACTGACAAAGCAGGGGGTTTAATTTTTAATGGTAGATAAATATAAATGAAGATTTTAATGGATATTGACTGGGGGCAAGCTCATATAATCTGGAGAAGGTGTTAAACCAGCTGGGAAGTGCGTATGGAAATTCTCTTCCGGCGATCCGATTTGAGGCCTAGATAGAATTTCCAATAATAGTCTGAGGTTGTGTCGACACATGGGGGAGTAGGGTGTATAATGGTTACGGTTACATGTTTAAATGTTGTGAAAATTTTCAGCATTGGAGGGGATAGGCATGGAGCTTTGGAATTTATATCAGAATAACTATTTGATAGTTTTTGTGTTTTTGTGCCTGGGAGTTTTACTGCCTGTGGTGGCTTTGTTTTTGGGAAAGCTTTTGCGGCCCTATAAGCCATATGATACGAAGTATACCACATATGAGAGCGGGATTGAGCCATTCCATGATTCGAGGGTGCAGTTCAATGTCCGCTATTATATTTTTGCCCTGATGTTTGTCATTTTTGATGTAGAGACGGTATTTTTGTATCCTTGGGCTGTGGCCTATGAGAAACTTGGTATTTTTGCATTGATTGAGATGCTGATTTTTGTATTTATGCTAGTAATTGGACTTGTTTATGCATGGAAAAAGAAGGTGCTGAAATGGATTTAAAGTTGGATAATATTTCACCAGAAGAAATGGAAGAACTGCAGCGAAATGTGTTTATGGCAACTTTGGAACAGATTAAAGCGTGGGCGCGGAGTAATTCATTGTGGCCAATGACCTTCGGGCTTGCTTGTTGTGCCATTGAAATGATGGGTGTTGGTTCATCGCATTACGATTTGGACCGTTT
This window of the Cytobacillus pseudoceanisediminis genome carries:
- the atpE gene encoding F0F1 ATP synthase subunit C; this encodes MGLLAAAIAIGLAALGAGIGNGLIVSKTVEGMARQPEARGMLQTTMFIGVALVEAVPIIGVVIAFMVIGG
- the atpB gene encoding F0F1 ATP synthase subunit A → MHHEAPIVDFLGLNFNLSNVLMITVASAIVFIIALLSTRRLAMKPTGMQNFFEWIMDFVKNIINSTMDWKTGGRFHILGLTLIMYIFVSNMLGLPFAITYDHTLWWKSPTADPVITLTLAAMVVGLSHYYGVKLKGVGEYGRDFIRPMPFLFPLKIIEEFANTLTLGLRLYGNIYAGEILLTLLVGGLAHAGVGGMLAAILPTLVWQGFSIFVGSIQAFIFCMLTMVYMAHKVSHDH
- a CDS encoding F0F1 ATP synthase subunit epsilon, yielding MKTIKVSVVTPDGPVYESDVEMVSTKAQSGELGILPGHIPMVAPLQIGAVRLKNGGKTDFVAVSGGFLEVRPEQVTILAQSAEQAEEIDVERAVRAKQRAEQRLNEQKRENIDFRRAELALQRAINRIEVSERKF
- a CDS encoding F0F1 ATP synthase subunit B produces the protein MLTNSLVLGAAGGGFNGGDILYQLIMFIILLALLKKFAWGPLMGIMQQREEHIASEIQAAEESRTEAKKLLEEQRNLLKEARTEAQGLIENAKKQGDVQREEIIAAARTESERIKESAKLEIEQQKEQAVAAIREQVASLSVLIASKVIEKELSAADQEKLINEYIQEAGEKR
- the ftsZ gene encoding cell division protein FtsZ, yielding MLEFDTNIDQYATIKVIGVGGGGNNAVNRMIEHGVEGVEFIAVNTDGQALNQSKAEVTMQIGATLTRGLGAGANPDVGRKAAEESESQLREVLKGADMVFVTAGMGGGTGTGAAPAIARIAREVGALTIGVVTRPFKFEGRKRAANADAGIEAMKKAVDTLIIIPNDRLLEIIDKKTPMLEAFMEADNVLRQGVQGISDLIAVPGLINLDFADVKTVMSHKGTALMGIGIATGEDRAAEAARKAISSPLLETSINGARGVIMNITGGANISLYEVQEAADIVASASDEEVNMIFGSVINDSLKEEILVTVIATGFNEQEELRAKPSSKPSAERDYAHTYQYAEEPSNRRPVREQREPIQEDYRVQADPQEESLDTPAFLRNRRRRY
- a CDS encoding F0F1 ATP synthase subunit gamma, whose translation is MASLRDIKNRITSTKKTSQITKAMQMVSAAKMNKAEMNAKSFVPYMEKIQEVTASIALGSKDVSHPMLTSRPVKKTGYLVITSDRGLAGAYNSNVLRNVYQTIQKRHKSPDEYAIIAIGRVGRDFFKKRNMNVILDIVAVADQPAFAEIKDIASKTVGMFADETFDELYMYYSHYVSAIQQDVTEKKLLPLTDISSSKKLTSYEFEPSAEEILKVLLPQYAESLIYGALLDSKASEHAARMTAMQNATDNAKDLINSLSLSYNRARQAAITQEITEIVGGAAALE
- the atpA gene encoding F0F1 ATP synthase subunit alpha; this translates as MSINAEEISALIKKQIENYQSEIQVSDVGTVISVGDGIARAHGLDNVMAGELVEFSNGVMGMAQNLEENNVGIIILGPFTEIREGDEVRRTGRIMEVPVGEELIGRVVNPLGQPVDGMGPINTTKSRPIESPAPGVMDRKSVHEPLQTGIKAIDALVPIGRGQRELIIGDRQTGKTSVAIDTILNQKDQDMVCIYVAIGQKESTVRNAVETLRKQGALDYTIVVTASASQPAPLLYLAPYAGVTMGEEFMYNGKHVLVVYDDLTKQASAYRELSLLLRRPPGREAYPGDVFYLHSRLLERAAKLSDAKGAGSITALPFIETQAGDVSAYIPTNVISITDGQIFLQSDLFFSGVRPAINAGLSVSRVGGSAQIKAMKKVAGTLRLDLASYRELESFAQFGSDLDKATQAKLNRGARTVEVLKQDLNKPLKVEKQVAILYALTRGFLDDIPVQDIRRFESEFLSWLDHNRKDLLDHIVATKELPSDDDMASAINDFKKTFAVSE
- the atpD gene encoding F0F1 ATP synthase subunit beta encodes the protein MNKGRVLQVMGPVVDVKFESGQLPEIYNALTVTNPARNESEVDINLTLEVALHLGDDTVRTIAMSSTDGLQRGSEVVDTGASISVPVGDVTLGRVFNVLGESIDLDPAIPADARRDSIHREAPKFEQLSTEVEILETGIKVVDLLAPYIKGGKIGLFGGAGVGKTVLIQELINNIAQEHGGISVFAGVGERTREGNDLYHEMTDSGVIKKTAMVFGQMNEPPGARMRVALTGLTMAEFFRDDQGQDVLFFMDNIFRFTQAGSEVSALLGRMPSAVGYQPTLATEMGKLQERITSTNVGSVTSIQAIYVPADDYTDPAPATTFAHLDATTNLERKLSEMGIYPAVDPLASTSRALSPEIVGEEHYSVARQVQQTLQRYRELQDIIAILGMDELSDEDKLVVARARRIQFFLSQNFHVAEQFTGQPGSYVPVKETVKGFKDILEGKYDHLPEDAFRLVGRIEEVIESAKKMGVEV
- a CDS encoding AtpZ/AtpI family protein, which produces MRQKDRNPFKAMALMSAILSQLVGSTLIGIFAGRWLDSKAGTEPLFLLVGLFIGLGAGIYAMLRLIQHFFTGE
- a CDS encoding NADH-quinone oxidoreductase subunit A; its protein translation is MELWNLYQNNYLIVFVFLCLGVLLPVVALFLGKLLRPYKPYDTKYTTYESGIEPFHDSRVQFNVRYYIFALMFVIFDVETVFLYPWAVAYEKLGIFALIEMLIFVFMLVIGLVYAWKKKVLKWI
- a CDS encoding ATP synthase subunit I: MPEIKVTFQRQRKYIFLLLSVYVLGWGFTPYQSIFLGLIFGTSLSLFNLWLISRKALQFGEAVERGEKVRSLGTVSRMATAVFAVMIALEYPDKLHLISVVFGLMTSYIVIMIDYFLQSFQLRK
- a CDS encoding LysM peptidoglycan-binding and 3D domain-containing protein encodes the protein MKKYFYYLLTALTIWSTAGASAYAEEVTVNKGDTLWSIAQKHEVTVQDIKNWNGLAGDLIHPNDKLDVSPEEIYIVKSGDTLWNIAKTYGITVHNLKKWNQLNSDVIKPGLELIIYKNGSAKEIKSKTVVKAANTGQPVAEAGKNLTVTATAYTASCEGCIGITKTGVNLIDNPDAKVIAVDPDVIPLGSKVFVEGYGYATAEDIGGGIKGNEIDVFIPATPDAMQWGRKEVKVTILN